In Fundulus heteroclitus isolate FHET01 chromosome 16, MU-UCD_Fhet_4.1, whole genome shotgun sequence, a single genomic region encodes these proteins:
- the LOC105917953 gene encoding trafficking regulator of GLUT4 1, with amino-acid sequence MATSPSGAPGSSCMEPPKSEEPAGTQADREAPPPPATAQPSSEGQQTAMPTTDPPEVRQIEKEKSIDHLTVISESTETSNGVAPVMNETSPTVSSVTPKLHAKPGGHFNGRPGLGSRSGSLAAGSPRPSLTRQPSAITEVTANGSKPRDYLMLAILSCFCPLVPVNIVALTFSLMSRNSLQQGNVDGARRLGRNALVLSVVSILGGIAIIAAAIAFNWGRILKS; translated from the exons ATGGCCACCAGCCCCAGTGGCGCCCCAGGATCCAGCTGCATGGAGCCCCCAAAGTCAGAAGAGCCAGCAGGCACCCAAGCCGACAGAGAGGCCCCCCCGCCTCCTGCCACTGCTCAACCATCCAGTGAGGGGCAGCAGACTGCGATGCCAACAACAGACCCTCCAGAGGTCCGACAAATAGAAAAAGAGAAATCGATTGACCACCTGACAGTGATCAGTGAGAGCACAGAGACCA GTAACGGTGTTGCTCCTGTGATGAATGAAACATCCCCCACAGTGTCCTCTGTGACGCCCAAGCTTCACGCTAAGCCAGGTGGCCATTTTAACGGCCGGCCTGGTTTGGGCAGCCGGTCCGGCTCGTTAGCGGCGGGCTCACCAAGGCCCTCGCTAACACGCCAGCCCAGTGCCATCACAGAGGTCACTGCGAATGGATCAAAACCGAGGGACTACCTGATGCTTGCCATCCTGTCCTGCTTCTGCCCATTGGTGCCCGTCAACATCGTAGCCCTCACGTTCTCCCTGATG TCTCGGAACAGTCTGCAGCAGGGCAATGTGGACGGAGCCCGTCGTTTGGGTCGTAACGCCTTGGTGCTGTCAGTCGTCTCCATTTTAGGAGGAATTGCTATCATCGCTGCAGCTATTGCCTTCAACTGGGGAC Ggattttaaaatcctga